A single genomic interval of Oncorhynchus tshawytscha isolate Ot180627B linkage group LG15, Otsh_v2.0, whole genome shotgun sequence harbors:
- the LOC112214954 gene encoding natural killer cell receptor 2B4-like, with protein MGKDIAEFNSEVVYSPGSQFEGRLKMNAEKYSLTVRELTLQDSGDFLLTGEGDKSQIGSKTITLKVHEPISKVVIQTDIKLLANHSCTVRLVCNVSCYPNLTYTWERDNEIYRDAQQIHFSLSPAERNISVNCNASNLVSWKTAFATVKCRNDTTTPGLTWYTIYIGISVGGAVVLILTVAVAVWYCRGRSNTADLPDNTIYADVMINTRSRDTRSNSHVNPISIYETVNDLVIPRLNKPQTLYDKIAFGRPEGPQSLYQNVL; from the exons ATGGGAAAGGATATTGCAGAATTCAATTCAGAAGTTGTATATTCACCTGGATCCCAGTTTGAGGGGAGACTAAAGATGAACGCCGAAAAATACAGTTTAACAGTCAGAGAACTGACACTGCAAGACTCAGGGGATTTTCTACTTACAGGTGAAGGGGACAAAAGTCAGATAGGTAGTAAGACCATCACACTGAAGGTCCACG AGCCTATATCCAAGGTGGTGATCCAGACAGACATCAAGCTATTGGCCAACCACTCCTGTACGGTACGGCTGGTGTGCAACGTGTCCTGCTACCCCAACCTTACCTACACCtgggagagagacaatgagatcTACAGGGACGCCCAGCAgattcacttctctctctcaccagcagAGAGAAACATCAGTGTAAATTGCAACGCCTCcaacctagtcagttggaaaactGCCTTTGCAACAGTGAAGTGTAGAAATGACACAACCACCCCAG GACTGACGTGGTATACCATCTACATCGGAATATCAGTAGGAGGCGCTGTGGTGCTGATCCTCACTGTAGCTGTGGCGGTGTGGTATTGCAGGGGCCGAAGTAACACAG CAGATCTACCTGACAACACAATATATGCTGATGTTATGATCAACACAAGAAGTAGAGAT ACAAGATCAAACAGTCATGTAAACCCAATATCCATCTATGAAACTGTCAATGATCTGGTTATCCCAAGATTGAACAAG CCGCAGACTCTGTATGATAAGATCGCATTTGGACGCCCAGAAGGCCCCCAGTCTCTCTACCAGAATGTACTGTGA